One Candidatus Binataceae bacterium DNA segment encodes these proteins:
- a CDS encoding SCO family protein — protein MHNLIRKLRWSVALVIAALALGALTHSMVWAVNSEAPVGSTFAQINRLPNIPLIDQSGHPTSLAALSGKPVLVGFIHTDCQGPCELMTARMKAIAQELEPAFNTKVTMVAVTTDPKEDHPAQLAAYAKAQGAEGAGWVFLTGKPDDVAHVLNLYGVPHGAADDEMAHVFELYLIGRDGWQLHQYHGPDIKAETVAADIRTALARR, from the coding sequence ATGCACAATTTAATTCGCAAGCTTCGATGGTCCGTCGCACTGGTAATCGCCGCACTCGCACTCGGAGCGCTCACCCATTCGATGGTTTGGGCCGTCAATAGTGAGGCGCCGGTTGGCTCAACGTTTGCCCAGATCAACCGCCTGCCCAACATTCCCCTGATTGACCAGTCGGGCCATCCAACTAGCCTCGCCGCGCTGAGCGGTAAACCTGTCCTGGTCGGCTTCATCCATACCGATTGCCAGGGCCCCTGCGAGTTGATGACCGCGCGGATGAAAGCGATCGCACAGGAGCTCGAACCCGCATTCAATACGAAAGTCACGATGGTGGCCGTGACCACCGATCCGAAGGAAGACCATCCGGCGCAATTGGCCGCCTATGCCAAAGCGCAAGGCGCAGAAGGCGCGGGCTGGGTTTTCCTCACCGGCAAGCCCGACGACGTCGCTCATGTACTTAATCTCTACGGTGTGCCGCACGGCGCCGCCGACGACGAGATGGCCCACGTCTTCGAGCTCTATCTGATCGGGCGCGACGGCTGGCAACTGCATCAGTATCACGGCCCCGACATCAAAGCGGAAACGGTGGCCGCCGACATCCGCACCGCCCTCGCCCGCCGTTAG
- a CDS encoding MaoC family dehydratase gives MAGKYFEEFRVGDVFHHQPGRTVTETDNLLFSALTLNPQPLHLDAEFSKNTEFGQRLVNSIFTLGLVVGLSVGELTLGTTVGNLGFDKTEFPKPVFIGDTITAETEVIEVRESKSRPQWGIVIFEHRGVNQRSETVVKARRTAMMLRKPA, from the coding sequence ATGGCAGGCAAGTATTTCGAGGAATTTCGCGTCGGCGACGTGTTTCATCATCAGCCCGGCCGCACCGTCACTGAAACCGACAATCTGCTCTTCTCGGCCTTGACCTTGAATCCGCAACCGCTGCATCTCGACGCCGAGTTCTCCAAGAACACCGAATTCGGTCAGCGCCTGGTCAACAGCATCTTCACGCTTGGCCTCGTCGTCGGGCTTTCGGTCGGCGAGCTCACCCTGGGCACCACTGTCGGCAATCTCGGTTTCGACAAAACCGAGTTCCCCAAGCCGGTCTTTATCGGCGATACCATCACGGCGGAAACCGAAGTGATCGAGGTGCGCGAGAGCAAATCGCGGCCGCAATGGGGCATCGTGATTTTCGAGCATCGCGGCGTCAACCAGCGCAGCGAGACCGTGGTCAAGGCGCGGCGCACCGCGATGATGCTTCGCAAACCCGCTTGA
- a CDS encoding MFS transporter — protein sequence MPSNSRLTKVDRAPARRVSAPSPISRWAPREYRWVLLAMLLPATIFEGYDITIFHLCTPDITRAFHLSDAVVGVIAATVRAGGILSFFVVMLADRFGRKPLMTVTVLCYALLTLMTALSHGALSFTLFQSAAQIFLAAEFGIAVTMISEEFPDTQRGRAVSILLMAAFLGVAAAGLLYGRMAESRLGWRGMYLVGIAPLMLIAWLRRRMRETARFAAIVAERAAEGLKPPAIFAPLRQCFEPLRGPWAGRMILIAVLCNCVGLVGGPVISFFSLYARRDHGWAAAQVGTAFVSAYLAGCCGTMLSGYLLDRLGRRATTAGFFLAAGVAAVVLFQSSSNGMIFLALLLTMFAYQAARTATCALGAELFPTETRATGFSLTVQVVGQLGWTLAPLGVGVLSAPMRGLGNAAAIFAVGPVVGAIIAILLVPETRGQTLEELSAPACTD from the coding sequence GTGCCCTCCAACTCCCGGTTAACCAAGGTCGATCGCGCCCCAGCTCGCCGCGTATCAGCGCCGTCGCCGATCTCCCGCTGGGCGCCGCGTGAATATCGCTGGGTTCTGCTCGCGATGCTTCTGCCCGCGACCATTTTCGAGGGCTATGACATCACGATTTTTCATCTCTGCACGCCCGACATCACCCGCGCCTTCCATCTGAGCGACGCCGTCGTCGGCGTCATCGCGGCGACGGTGCGTGCCGGCGGCATCCTGTCGTTTTTCGTCGTGATGTTGGCGGACCGCTTCGGCCGCAAACCCCTGATGACGGTCACCGTTCTCTGCTACGCCCTGCTCACGCTAATGACCGCGCTCTCGCACGGCGCTCTGAGCTTCACGCTGTTTCAGAGCGCCGCGCAGATTTTTCTGGCGGCGGAATTCGGCATCGCGGTTACGATGATCAGCGAAGAGTTTCCCGACACGCAGCGCGGGCGCGCTGTCTCGATCCTGCTGATGGCGGCCTTTCTCGGCGTCGCTGCGGCCGGACTGCTTTACGGTCGCATGGCGGAATCGCGTCTTGGCTGGCGCGGGATGTACCTGGTCGGCATCGCGCCTCTGATGCTGATCGCGTGGCTGCGGCGGCGGATGCGCGAGACCGCGCGCTTCGCTGCGATCGTCGCCGAGCGGGCGGCGGAGGGCCTGAAACCGCCCGCGATCTTCGCGCCGTTGCGCCAGTGCTTCGAGCCGCTGCGCGGTCCGTGGGCCGGGCGCATGATTCTGATCGCGGTGTTGTGCAATTGCGTGGGTCTGGTGGGCGGTCCGGTGATTTCCTTCTTCAGCCTTTACGCGCGCCGCGATCACGGCTGGGCCGCGGCGCAGGTCGGCACGGCCTTCGTCAGCGCGTATCTGGCCGGATGCTGCGGGACGATGCTCAGCGGCTATCTGCTCGATCGCCTCGGCCGCCGCGCCACCACGGCCGGGTTTTTTCTGGCGGCCGGCGTGGCCGCGGTGGTGCTCTTTCAAAGCTCGTCGAACGGGATGATTTTTCTCGCCCTGCTCCTCACGATGTTCGCCTACCAAGCGGCGCGTACCGCGACCTGCGCGCTTGGCGCCGAGTTATTTCCGACGGAGACGCGCGCCACCGGCTTCAGCCTGACGGTACAGGTCGTCGGCCAGTTAGGCTGGACGCTGGCGCCGCTCGGCGTCGGCGTGCTGTCCGCCCCGATGCGTGGGCTGGGCAATGCCGCCGCGATCTTTGCCGTCGGCCCGGTCGTCGGAGCGATCATCGCAATCCTGTTGGTGCCCGAAACTCGCGGCCAGACGCTCGAGGAATTGTCCGCGCCCGCCTGCACCGATTAG
- a CDS encoding amidohydrolase family protein codes for MAYDLLIRDGTVIDGAGKPAYRADVGIRAGKIAAIGTATERGTQEIDAAGLIVSPGFIDPHTHYDGQICWDPTVSASSWHGVTTVMMGNCGVGLAPCRPADREIATWDLVNVEGIPFDVLKRGVTWDWESFPQFMDAAAARGSAINLGFLAPLTPFRHYVMGEASMDRAATSEETASIRTLLKEAIAAGAFGFTTSTAPQHIGYKGRPLACRQADRAELKAYAGVLKELGKGTIELIANRRVDMIAPDECELLDLLLAESGRRITWLVLRKFIHQPESYKELLRAAAGQIERGAIPQLATMPLVTEMGLAQPSISFAPYPSWKGAFNASPEELRRLYGSREFREAFRQDLRGPGLFHGLWDLVTVNVVKNPAMQDLWGKTVAQIALARGKDGLDTFFDLVLEDNLEMIYTVIRTEVPTELLGDARVLIGESDGGAHVDQFCTAGYSSDMIGTWVRDKQMLSLERAVQRMTSEAADFFGIRDRGRLTPGAAADVVVFDFDEIGCHPAEAVADLPGGGRRMIVKPRGIEHVVVNGRAIYEGDRYTGATPGNVLRS; via the coding sequence ATGGCATACGATTTACTAATTCGCGATGGAACTGTAATTGACGGCGCCGGAAAGCCGGCGTATCGCGCTGATGTCGGAATTCGCGCGGGCAAAATCGCCGCGATTGGCACGGCCACCGAGCGCGGCACCCAAGAGATCGATGCCGCCGGGCTGATTGTCAGCCCCGGCTTTATCGATCCGCATACCCATTATGACGGCCAGATTTGCTGGGACCCCACCGTCTCGGCGTCGTCGTGGCACGGCGTGACGACGGTGATGATGGGCAACTGCGGCGTCGGTCTGGCGCCCTGCCGGCCGGCCGATCGCGAGATCGCGACGTGGGATTTAGTCAACGTCGAGGGTATCCCGTTCGACGTGCTCAAGCGCGGCGTGACCTGGGACTGGGAGAGTTTTCCCCAGTTCATGGACGCTGCTGCGGCGCGCGGCTCGGCGATAAATCTGGGTTTTCTCGCGCCGCTGACGCCCTTTCGCCACTACGTGATGGGTGAGGCCTCGATGGATCGCGCGGCGACCAGCGAGGAGACCGCCTCGATCAGAACGCTGCTGAAAGAAGCGATTGCCGCGGGCGCCTTCGGCTTCACCACCAGCACGGCGCCGCAGCATATCGGCTACAAAGGGCGCCCGCTCGCCTGCCGCCAAGCCGATCGCGCGGAGCTCAAGGCCTATGCCGGCGTACTCAAGGAGTTGGGCAAGGGTACGATCGAACTTATCGCCAACCGGCGCGTCGACATGATTGCGCCGGACGAGTGCGAGCTGCTCGACCTGCTGTTGGCCGAGAGCGGACGCCGCATCACCTGGCTGGTTTTGCGCAAGTTCATCCATCAGCCGGAATCGTACAAGGAGCTGCTGCGCGCGGCCGCGGGTCAGATTGAGCGCGGCGCGATTCCGCAACTCGCGACGATGCCGCTGGTCACCGAGATGGGCCTCGCGCAGCCTTCGATCTCGTTCGCGCCCTACCCGTCGTGGAAGGGCGCCTTCAACGCCTCGCCCGAAGAGTTGCGCCGGCTCTACGGCAGCCGCGAGTTCCGTGAAGCCTTCCGCCAGGATCTGCGCGGCCCGGGGCTCTTCCACGGCCTGTGGGATCTGGTCACGGTCAACGTCGTCAAAAATCCCGCGATGCAGGACTTGTGGGGCAAGACCGTCGCGCAGATCGCGCTGGCACGCGGCAAGGACGGCCTCGACACCTTTTTCGACCTCGTGCTCGAAGACAACCTCGAAATGATCTACACGGTGATCCGGACCGAGGTGCCGACCGAGTTGCTCGGCGACGCGCGCGTGCTGATCGGCGAGTCCGACGGCGGCGCCCATGTCGATCAGTTCTGCACGGCGGGTTATTCGAGCGACATGATCGGCACCTGGGTCAGAGATAAGCAGATGCTCAGCCTTGAACGTGCGGTGCAGCGCATGACCTCGGAGGCGGCGGATTTCTTCGGCATCCGCGATCGCGGACGTCTGACGCCGGGCGCGGCGGCCGACGTGGTCGTGTTCGACTTCGATGAAATCGGCTGCCATCCGGCCGAGGCGGTCGCGGATCTGCCGGGCGGCGGACGGCGGATGATCGTGAAGCCCCGCGGCATCGAGCATGTCGTCGTCAATGGGCGGGCAATCTATGAGGGCGACCGGTACACCGGAGCGACGCCGGGCAACGTCCTGCGTTCGTAG
- a CDS encoding CoA transferase — protein sequence MAKTASVGRRPLEGIRVIDLTKIVAGPNCTRMLATMGAEVIRVEWHDNRALDLLRMVRPYAPDSDRESLNRSGLFNNINPGKYGVTLNLSLPQGRELLKRLVAKASVLCENYSPAQMESWELDYAALRKINPQLIYLQITGMGKSGTYNSYLSVGPTAQALSGLTHMSGLPEPMPPAGWGYSYLDHSTGYYGAILVMAALMKRRRTGNGCYIDVSQTEVGIMTSGTATLEAQLTGEHTGRYGNRARGSAWAPHGAYRCRGDDEWIAISVQNDTQWSALVAAIGAPQWTRDPRFATGAGRKAHEDELDRSLAGSTQDQDRYDLMDRLQLRNVPAAAIQTAADRVERDPQLKSRGYFVPLPHSEIGTWPIEGFPAKFTSMRVEVGGLPERAAPSMGEDNDYVYRELLGLKPDEIATLKEELVI from the coding sequence ATGGCAAAGACGGCAAGCGTTGGGCGGCGGCCGCTCGAAGGGATTCGCGTAATCGACCTGACCAAAATCGTCGCCGGGCCCAACTGCACGCGGATGCTCGCGACGATGGGCGCGGAGGTCATCCGCGTCGAATGGCACGATAATCGCGCGCTCGATCTGTTGCGCATGGTGCGGCCCTACGCCCCCGACAGCGATCGCGAAAGCCTCAATCGCAGCGGCCTGTTCAACAATATCAATCCCGGCAAATACGGCGTGACGCTCAACTTGAGCCTGCCGCAGGGCCGCGAACTGCTCAAGCGGCTCGTCGCCAAAGCCTCCGTGCTATGCGAGAACTACAGCCCCGCGCAGATGGAGAGTTGGGAGCTGGACTATGCCGCGCTGCGGAAGATCAATCCGCAGTTGATCTATCTGCAGATCACCGGGATGGGCAAATCGGGCACCTACAACTCCTATCTCAGCGTCGGGCCGACAGCCCAGGCGCTCTCGGGCCTGACCCATATGTCGGGATTGCCCGAGCCGATGCCGCCGGCCGGATGGGGCTACTCGTATCTGGATCATTCGACCGGCTACTACGGCGCGATCCTAGTGATGGCCGCGCTGATGAAACGCCGGCGCACCGGCAACGGATGCTATATCGACGTCTCGCAGACAGAGGTCGGGATCATGACGTCGGGAACGGCGACCCTCGAAGCCCAACTGACCGGCGAGCATACGGGTCGTTACGGCAACCGCGCCCGGGGCTCCGCCTGGGCGCCGCACGGCGCCTATCGATGCCGCGGCGACGACGAGTGGATCGCGATCTCGGTCCAGAACGACACGCAGTGGAGCGCGCTCGTGGCCGCGATCGGCGCGCCGCAATGGACGCGGGATCCGCGCTTCGCGACGGGCGCGGGCCGCAAAGCCCATGAGGACGAGCTTGATCGAAGCCTTGCCGGCTCTACGCAGGATCAGGATCGTTACGATCTGATGGACCGCCTGCAGCTACGCAACGTGCCTGCCGCAGCAATTCAGACCGCCGCGGACCGCGTCGAGCGCGATCCACAACTCAAATCGCGAGGCTATTTTGTACCGCTTCCGCACAGCGAAATCGGGACCTGGCCGATTGAAGGGTTTCCCGCCAAGTTCACCTCGATGCGCGTGGAAGTGGGCGGACTCCCAGAACGCGCGGCTCCGTCGATGGGCGAGGACAACGACTATGTCTATCGCGAGCTGCTCGGGCTAAAGCCCGATGAGATCGCCACGCTTAAAGAGGAGCTGGTGATTTGA
- a CDS encoding CaiB/BaiF CoA-transferase family protein, producing MNHEALLGAALAGTTVLECGDARAEFGGLLLASMGADVIRLEGPRGSHSRHVGPFTTPEPDPEHSLCFSRYNLGKRSVCLDRESPEGRAAFERLARRAGLILDSGEASEVESRLGLYRELRTANPSLIVCTLTPFGLDGPWRDLKMTDLTHLALGGVMMSCGYDPRPDGVYDTPPIAPAMWQAYHIACEHAVIAILAALNFRELTGAGDLIDVSIHEAVSICTEVAIPTYIYNQALVRRQTGRHAAEGVSRPWLRATKDGRYVKAFMFWSARERRVIAEMMTEAGLEHDLNSDAYRELAERAPAEAATHFSTAIDRLCAALTAEEIFHRAQAKGLLWASVRYPEENLDDPHFQARGTFQPITHPELGRDLQYPVSVGTDGHDRVTGFTRGAPRLGEHTAAVLAEAGLSTAEIDTLINANVASSRNR from the coding sequence TTGAACCACGAAGCTCTGCTCGGCGCCGCCCTCGCGGGCACGACCGTGCTGGAATGCGGCGACGCGCGCGCCGAGTTCGGCGGGCTGTTGCTTGCTTCGATGGGCGCCGACGTCATCCGGCTCGAAGGGCCGCGCGGCTCGCACTCGCGCCATGTCGGCCCCTTCACTACACCCGAGCCTGACCCCGAGCACAGTCTCTGCTTCTCGCGCTACAACCTCGGCAAGCGCAGCGTCTGTCTCGATCGCGAAAGCCCCGAGGGCCGCGCAGCGTTCGAGCGCCTCGCGCGGCGCGCCGGTCTGATTCTCGATTCCGGCGAGGCGTCTGAGGTCGAATCCCGGCTTGGGTTGTATCGCGAGCTGCGTACTGCGAATCCGTCACTGATCGTCTGCACGCTCACGCCGTTTGGCCTCGACGGTCCGTGGCGTGACCTCAAGATGACCGATCTGACTCATCTCGCGCTCGGCGGTGTGATGATGTCATGTGGATACGATCCTCGGCCTGACGGCGTTTACGACACGCCGCCGATCGCGCCCGCGATGTGGCAGGCCTACCACATCGCCTGCGAACACGCCGTGATCGCAATTCTGGCCGCGCTCAATTTCCGCGAGCTTACCGGCGCCGGGGATCTGATCGACGTCTCGATTCACGAGGCGGTCAGCATCTGCACGGAAGTTGCGATTCCGACTTACATCTACAACCAGGCGTTGGTGCGGCGGCAGACCGGACGCCACGCCGCCGAGGGGGTATCGCGGCCTTGGCTGCGAGCAACAAAGGACGGACGCTACGTCAAGGCCTTCATGTTCTGGAGTGCGCGGGAGCGGCGGGTGATCGCCGAAATGATGACGGAAGCCGGCCTTGAGCATGACCTCAATTCGGACGCCTATCGCGAGTTGGCCGAGCGCGCTCCAGCGGAAGCAGCCACGCACTTCAGCACGGCGATCGACCGCCTCTGCGCGGCTCTGACTGCCGAAGAGATTTTTCATCGCGCGCAAGCCAAGGGCCTGCTCTGGGCGAGCGTGCGCTACCCTGAGGAGAATCTTGACGACCCGCATTTCCAAGCGCGCGGCACCTTCCAGCCGATTACGCATCCGGAGTTAGGCCGCGACCTTCAATACCCGGTCTCAGTCGGCACCGACGGACACGATCGCGTGACCGGTTTTACTCGCGGAGCGCCACGCTTGGGCGAGCATACCGCAGCTGTACTGGCTGAAGCTGGTCTTAGTACAGCGGAGATCGATACTCTGATCAACGCGAACGTCGCATCGAGCCGAAATCGTTAG
- a CDS encoding molybdenum cofactor biosynthesis protein B has protein sequence MPVHEHHRYAGGHVHLKVAIITASDTRTPADDESGQIIRTAVEGAGHSVTFYAVIPDDPERIRAVAIEHLSREDLLIINGGTGIAARDSTIEAIRPLLNKELEGFGELFRMLSYQEIGAAAFLSRALAGTAHGRIVVVLPGSPAACRLAMEKLLIPELGHMAHLLKL, from the coding sequence ATGCCCGTTCATGAGCATCACCGATACGCTGGCGGTCACGTTCATCTCAAGGTCGCGATTATCACAGCGAGCGACACGCGCACGCCTGCCGACGACGAGAGCGGCCAGATCATTCGTACCGCAGTCGAGGGCGCGGGGCATTCCGTGACGTTCTATGCAGTAATTCCGGATGATCCCGAGCGAATTCGCGCCGTTGCAATCGAGCATCTCTCGCGCGAAGACCTGCTGATCATTAATGGCGGGACAGGCATCGCGGCGCGCGACTCGACCATCGAAGCGATTCGGCCGCTTCTCAACAAGGAGCTCGAGGGTTTCGGCGAACTCTTTCGGATGCTCTCCTATCAGGAGATCGGCGCGGCCGCGTTTCTCAGCCGCGCATTGGCCGGTACCGCGCATGGCCGGATCGTCGTGGTCTTACCCGGCTCTCCGGCAGCCTGCCGGCTCGCGATGGAGAAGTTGCTCATTCCTGAACTCGGCCACATGGCGCATTTGCTCAAGTTATAA
- a CDS encoding molybdenum cofactor biosynthesis protein MoaE, with product MNVLTLKLFATLRERARVAELSREFPDGTTVGEIWNRLLTEFPALGGHQDGVGYAVNHEYVQADYRPRDRDEVAFIPPVSGGSGSSVKAPWLGPIAIGPEVIDVAALERAVADPAAGAIVTFAGTTRNDNVGRRVLRLDYEAYEPMALSEMRKLALEAGERWKIVRIAIAHRIGTVAIGETSVAIAVAAAHRAEAFEACRFAIDRLKEIVPIWKKEYFEGGEVWVGCQTSHPPELHQH from the coding sequence ATGAACGTCCTGACGTTGAAACTGTTCGCGACGCTGCGCGAACGCGCGCGCGTGGCGGAATTGTCGCGCGAATTTCCCGACGGCACGACCGTCGGCGAGATCTGGAACCGGCTGTTGACCGAATTCCCGGCCCTCGGCGGTCATCAGGACGGCGTCGGCTACGCGGTCAACCACGAATACGTGCAGGCCGATTATCGCCCGCGCGATCGCGACGAAGTCGCCTTCATTCCACCGGTGAGCGGCGGCTCCGGCTCGTCCGTCAAGGCGCCGTGGCTGGGACCGATCGCGATTGGACCCGAGGTGATCGACGTTGCCGCACTGGAGCGTGCGGTCGCTGATCCCGCAGCCGGCGCGATCGTCACTTTCGCCGGGACTACACGAAATGACAACGTCGGGCGGCGCGTGCTGCGTCTCGACTACGAGGCCTACGAGCCGATGGCGCTGTCGGAGATGCGGAAGTTGGCGCTGGAGGCGGGTGAGCGCTGGAAGATCGTGCGCATCGCCATCGCGCATCGAATCGGGACGGTGGCGATCGGCGAGACGTCGGTTGCGATCGCGGTCGCGGCGGCGCATCGAGCCGAGGCGTTCGAGGCTTGCCGTTTCGCCATCGATCGGCTTAAAGAGATCGTCCCGATCTGGAAGAAAGAGTATTTCGAGGGCGGCGAGGTCTGGGTCGGCTGCCAGACCTCACATCCACCAGAACTCCATCAGCATTGA
- a CDS encoding DNA polymerase domain-containing protein: MSTATGGYSAISSQFYGNRLLFGDSADEHIVALEVASPSEIAVFKRRPGDHLEREVRPIRLFALTADLELLAGLRVAHKTSRLAGDFHLRYLTTFPSLPALQAARRHLRQVSAKAPGARDAPYMILAEPIDQHLMLSGSTYFMGMQFGDLHRMQLDIETYVSAGFEFPSAARAGDRIIAIALTDSRGFERVLSARELDERAMLLELVRIVRERDPDIIEGHNLFRFDLEYLETRARRHKVALALGRDGSVIPARAARMQIAERVIAYRRFDVYGRNLVDTWFLAQHYDIASRELEGFGLMELARHFGVARPGRVDLDAARGSHYFDNQPDELLAYALDNAREAGALAATLSPSYFVQAQIFPYSYQNVIIRGNATKIDALLMRAYLNQRHSIPLPNEPSEVAGGYTEMRRCGVARNVLHCDVTSLYPSLMLEGGHAPANDRLGVFLHMLADLRSFRVQAKNAARELTGIERRNLETLQQTFKILINSFYGYLGFALGHFNDFAAANTVTRRGRELIQRAIVELEARGAEVVEVDTDGIYFVAPFALGDEAAAQRLIDEVGASMPAGIRLEIDGRYPAMFSYKMKNYVLLDDQDEMTIRGSGLKSRGLERFQRRFMEEMFKLLLAGRAHDVPRLYETYSARIVGHAIGIADLMKTETLQDSTETYRQKRGGNRRNVAAAYELALKAERPYLSGDQISYYVTGTGARVKVATAARMASAYDPAQPDENVEYYVAKLADLYEKFRPFVERDGLFPAAELYAPDDSAAPAQQDLFATPPAKP, from the coding sequence ATGAGCACGGCGACTGGCGGTTATTCGGCTATTTCCAGCCAATTCTACGGCAACCGCCTGCTCTTTGGCGACTCTGCCGACGAGCATATCGTCGCCCTCGAGGTCGCTTCGCCCAGCGAGATCGCCGTTTTCAAGCGCAGACCCGGAGACCACCTCGAACGCGAAGTCAGGCCGATCCGCCTTTTCGCGCTGACCGCTGATCTCGAGCTGCTTGCCGGTCTGCGGGTGGCGCACAAAACCTCTCGCCTGGCAGGCGATTTTCATCTCCGCTATCTCACGACCTTTCCTTCTCTGCCCGCGCTCCAAGCGGCGCGCCGTCATCTCCGCCAGGTCAGCGCGAAGGCGCCCGGTGCGCGCGACGCTCCGTACATGATCCTTGCCGAACCGATCGATCAGCACCTGATGCTCTCCGGCAGCACTTACTTCATGGGGATGCAGTTCGGCGATTTGCATCGGATGCAGCTCGATATCGAAACATACGTCAGCGCCGGTTTTGAGTTTCCCTCGGCGGCGCGCGCGGGCGACCGCATAATCGCGATTGCGCTGACGGACTCGCGCGGCTTCGAGCGAGTGCTGTCGGCCCGCGAGCTGGACGAGCGCGCGATGCTGCTCGAGCTGGTGCGCATCGTGCGCGAGCGCGACCCCGACATCATCGAGGGTCATAACCTGTTCCGTTTCGATCTCGAATACCTCGAAACGCGCGCGCGGCGGCATAAAGTTGCGCTGGCGCTCGGCCGCGACGGCAGCGTCATCCCCGCCCGCGCCGCGCGGATGCAGATTGCCGAGCGCGTCATCGCCTACCGCCGCTTCGACGTTTACGGCCGCAATCTAGTGGATACATGGTTTCTCGCGCAGCACTACGATATTGCCAGCCGCGAGCTCGAGGGTTTCGGCCTCATGGAGCTGGCGCGCCACTTCGGCGTCGCGCGCCCGGGCCGTGTCGATCTCGACGCCGCGCGCGGCAGCCACTACTTCGATAACCAACCCGATGAGCTGCTCGCCTACGCCCTCGACAACGCGCGCGAGGCCGGCGCGCTTGCCGCCACACTCTCGCCCAGCTATTTCGTGCAGGCACAGATTTTTCCCTACTCGTATCAGAACGTCATCATTCGCGGGAACGCGACCAAAATCGACGCCCTGCTGATGCGCGCCTATCTCAATCAACGCCACTCGATTCCCCTCCCCAACGAGCCGAGCGAAGTCGCCGGCGGCTATACCGAGATGCGCCGCTGCGGCGTCGCGCGCAATGTGCTCCACTGCGACGTCACCTCGCTCTATCCGTCGCTGATGCTCGAGGGCGGCCACGCGCCGGCCAACGACCGCCTTGGCGTCTTCCTGCACATGCTCGCGGATCTGCGCAGCTTCCGCGTGCAGGCCAAGAATGCGGCGCGGGAACTCACCGGCATCGAGCGGCGCAATCTCGAAACGCTCCAGCAGACCTTCAAAATCCTGATCAATTCCTTTTATGGCTATCTCGGCTTCGCGCTCGGCCACTTCAATGATTTCGCCGCCGCCAATACGGTCACCCGGCGCGGACGCGAGCTGATTCAGCGTGCGATCGTCGAGCTCGAGGCGCGCGGCGCCGAGGTTGTCGAAGTCGATACCGACGGCATCTACTTTGTCGCGCCCTTTGCGCTTGGCGATGAAGCCGCGGCGCAGCGCCTGATCGACGAGGTCGGCGCCTCGATGCCCGCGGGCATCCGGCTCGAAATCGACGGCCGCTATCCGGCGATGTTCAGCTACAAAATGAAGAACTACGTCTTGCTCGATGATCAGGATGAGATGACGATTCGTGGCTCCGGGCTTAAATCACGCGGGCTCGAACGTTTCCAGCGCCGCTTCATGGAGGAGATGTTCAAGCTGCTGCTCGCGGGACGCGCGCACGACGTGCCGCGACTATATGAAACCTATAGCGCACGCATCGTCGGCCACGCGATCGGGATCGCCGATCTGATGAAGACCGAAACCCTGCAGGACTCGACCGAAACCTATCGGCAGAAACGCGGCGGCAATCGCCGCAACGTCGCCGCGGCCTATGAGCTCGCGCTCAAGGCCGAACGCCCCTATCTCAGCGGCGATCAAATCTCGTATTACGTCACCGGGACCGGTGCGCGTGTCAAAGTCGCGACCGCAGCCCGGATGGCCTCAGCTTACGATCCGGCTCAACCCGACGAAAACGTCGAGTACTATGTCGCCAAACTCGCCGACCTTTACGAGAAGTTCCGCCCCTTCGTCGAGCGCGATGGCTTATTCCCGGCCGCCGAACTCTACGCGCCCGACGACTCTGCCGCGCCCGCCCAGCAGGATCTCTTCGCCACCCCGCCCGCGAAGCCTTGA